GGTAAGTTCGAGGCCCAGGCCCCGGTTGGCTCCGGTGATGAAAACGCGCATATAGTTTTAAGGTGGAGTGAGGAAGTGCGTGCGAAAAGGGCCTGCAGTTTACGCAAAAAAGCCCGCCTTGCTATTTTGGCAACAATACCTGCGGGAGCAGATGGAGTTGAGCTACCTCAACAGACCACGCCGGCAGGGGTTGCCGCCGACGCAGTTCCTCGGGCTACTGATTCTTTCTCAGCTCTTAGCAGGAGCAGATTAGGACGGTACATTTGAGACTCAACCCTGCCTTAGATTTTAACATGAGCATACAGATTACCACCCTTGCTCCCGAAGAAATTGAGCTGAGCCTGCCGCAGCTGGTGGAGCTGTTTCAGGATGCCATTGCTTCGGGGGCGGCGCTTGGGTTTTTGTCGCCCCTTACTGACGAGGAGGCCGGCAGCTTCTGGCGCCGCGTTCGGGACGGGGTGCGGGCGGGGGCGCTGCATCTGTTCGTGGCCCGGGACGAAGCCACCCAACAAGTGCTGGGAACCGTGCAGCTGGCCCTGGCCCCGCAAACCAACGGCCGCCACCGGGCCGACGTGGCCAAGATGATGGTGCACCGCAGCGCCCGCCGCCAGGGCCTCGGCCGGCAGCTGCTGCAGGCCCTCGAAATCAAAGCAGCCCAACTGGGCCGCACCACCCTGGTGCTCGATACCCGGCAGGGCGACGTAGCCGAGCAGCTGTATCAATCTCTGCACTACCAGGCAGCCGGCGTGGTGCCCGAATACGCCCAAAGCGGCGACGGCACCCGGCACGCCACGGTTATCTACTATAAGCTGCTGGCCGCCTAAACGCAAAAAAGAGAGCAGCCCGGTTGGCTGCTCCCTTTTTTGATAACTGCAAAAACAAATTTAACCAGCGGCAATGGCCTTGCGGCGGCTGCGGGTGATGCGTTCTTCGGTGCCTTGGCTGAGCAGCTCGTCGTCGCGGTCCGATTTTTTTACCGTCCAGCCCAGCGAGTAGAGGTCTTTGCGGCGGTCGCGCAGATTGCGCACGGCGCCGCTGGTGTTCAGGTCCTTGAGCAAATCCAGGTCGAGGTCGGCAATCAGCGTCATCTCGGTGTTGGGCGTAGCTTCGGCCACGATGGCGTCGTGCGGGAAGGCGAAGTCCGAAGGGCTAAACACGGCGCTCTGCGAGTACTGAATGTCCATGTTTTCGACGCGCGGCAGGTTGCCCACCGAGCCGGTGATGGCCACGTAGCATTCGTTCTCAATGGCCCGGGCCTGGGCGCAGATGCGCACGCGCTGGTAAGCGTTTTTGGTGTCGGTCCAGAACGGCACGAACAGGATTTTCACGCCTTCGTCGCTCAGCATGCGGGCCAGTTCCGGGAATTCTACGTCGTAGCACACCAGAATGCCGATTTTGCCGAAGTCCGTGTCGAAGCACTTAAGCTTGTCGCCGCCGCGCATGCCCCAGTAGCTGGCCTCGTCGGGCGTTACGTGCAGCTTGTACTGCTCGTCCACGGTGCCGTCGCGGCGGCAGAGGTAGGCCACGTTAAACAGCTTGCCGTCCTCGTACACCGGCATGGAGCCGGCCACGATGTTGATGTTGTAGCTCACGGCCAGCTCCATCATCTTCGCCTTGATGGGCTCGGTGAAGGCGGCCATGGCCCGGATGGCCACCGCCGGCGAGTCCTCGTTGGTGAGGGCCATGAGCGGGGCGTTGAAAAACTCCGGGAACATTACGCAGTCAGCCTTGTAGCCCGATACCGTGTCTACGAAAAACTCCATTTGCTGCAGCAGGTCTTCCAGGCTGCGGGTGGCGCGCATCTGCCACTGCACAATGCCGATGCGCACGTTGCTCTTGGTGTTGCCGATTAGTTTTTCTTCCTCCTCGTAGTACACGTTTATCCACTCCAACAGTGTGGCAAAGGCCTTCGATTCGGAGTCGTAGGGCAGGTAGCCGCGGATGATTTTACGGACGTGAAACTCGTTGGAGAGCTGGAAGGTGAGGATGGGGTCGACCACTTCCTTGTTGCGCACCATCTCCACGTACTTGGCCGGGGTCATCTCGTTGGCGTACTGGGCGTAGCCGGGAATGCGGCCGCCGGCCACCATAGCCCGCAGGTTCAGGTTTTCGCACAGCTCCTTGCGGGCGTCGTAGAGGCGGCGGCCCAGGCGGAGGCTGCGGTACTCGGGGTCCACGAATACGTCGACGCCGTAGAGCGTGTCGCCGTTGTCGTTGTGGGTGTCAAACTTGCCGTGGCCCGTGATTTTGGCGTAGGTGTGGCGGTCGCCGAAGTCGCTGTACTGCACGATGATTGCCAGCGCGGCGGCCACCAGGCGGCCGTTGTCCTCGATGCCAATCTGGCCTTCGGGAAACTTGCGGAGCAGGGCCGCAAACTCGTCGGCGGCCCAGGCGCCTTCCATGTTGGAATACACCTTGTCCATGATTTCCTTCACGGCCTTGAAGTCGGAGCGGCGCAGCGTGCGGAGCACCAGCTTGTGGGCCGGCACGGCCGTGGGCGTGAGTCGCTCGACTACCGACGGGGTAAGCGCGGGCTTGCCCACTTTTTTGGCATGGCTGCCGCCAGTGGTGGCTTTGCCATTAGAGGAGGCAGCAGCCGAAGCTTTGCCGTTAGAAGAAGTGGCCATATATAGTTCGAAAACGAAACGACTGGAGAAATTGGGCTGAAAACCGTGGCAGCGCGGCTATTTAAGAAGCCGGTCCAACAAATTTACCCGTAAAAAAACCCGTTGGCAGAGGTAGCCAACGGGTTGATAAACGAAAATCTAGACAGAACGGTGCATTAAGGCCGAAATTACTCCCGCACCACGCCGCGCGGAGTAAAGAAACAGGCGGCAGCCCCGCAGAATTAATTGAGCTAAACGCCCTGCATCTCGGGCACTTCGCCATCGGGCACCACCAACTTTCCAGCCGTAGCGGCTCTAATCTGCTCCACGCTCACGCCGGGGGCGCGCTCGCGCAGCACAAAGCCGTCGGGCGTCACGTCGAGCACGGCCAGCTCGGTCACGATTTTCTTCACGCAGTGCAGGCCCGTGATGGGCAGCGTGCACTTCGGCAGCAGCTTACTAGAGCCGTCGCGGGCCACGTGCTGCATGGCCACAATGATGTTCTTGGCAGAGGCCACCAAGTCCATGGCGCCGCCCATGCCTTTCACCATCTTGCCGGGGATTTTCCAGTTGGCAATGTCGCCGTTTTCGGATACTTCCATGGCCCCCAAGATGGTCAGGTCCACGTGTTCGCCGCGAATCATGCCAAAGGAATCGGCCGAGGAGAAGAGGCTGGAGCCGGGCAGCGTGGTCACGGTCTGCTTGCCGGCGTTGATGAGGTCGGGGTCCACCTGGTCTTCGGTGGGGAAGGGGCCCATGCCAAGCAAGCCGTTTTCGGACTGCAATTCCACGTTGATGCCGGCCGGGATGTAGTTGGCCACCAGCGTGGGAATGCCGATGCCGAGGTTGACGTACGAGCCGTCTTTTACTTCCTGGGCTATTCTTTTGGCGATGCCGTGTTTGTCGAGCATGAGTTGGGTGGGAATGAAGAATGGAAAAGCAGTCATGCCGAGCGCAGCCGAGGCATCTCGCGTGGGGCACTTATTCCTTTGTTGAATAATTGAATTGCCGTGGCGGGCCAGACGTTATTTGGCGGCCCCAGCCCCCAAAGTTGCAGGAGCCGCCGAGGGGACGAACGACTGATATACCGCCTCTTTAAACTTCTTGGCTAAATCGCCGCCGGTGGTGTTGGGGTATTTTTGAGTGTAAATCAACGCCACCAGCTTGGCTTTGGGGTCTACCCAGTACGTGGTGCCGAATATCCCGCCCCACTCATACGAGCCTTCCGACAAGCCAAACGGCTGCTTGGCCGCATTTTGCGCGCTCACGATGCTGAAGCCTAGGCCGAATTTGTTGCCGCCCTGGCTTACCTCACCCATGTTGTTCTGCGTTATCAGGGCCACAGTGGCGGGTTTCAGCAGACGGTGCCCGTTGTAGGTGCCGTTGTTGAGTATCATTTCCAGGAAGTGGGCATAATCGTCGATGGTGGACGAGAGGCCCGCGCCGCCCGAGAAGTACGTGCCGCCCGCCGCCTTTGGATAGTTCGGAAACATGCCGTCGCGTGGTTCCATAGGCACAGTAGCTTTATTTGCATCTTCGGTGTAAAGCTCGGCCAGGCGGGCCCTCTTATCGGCGGGCAGATAAAACCAGGTGTCCTTCATGCCCAGCGGCTCAAACAGGCGTGTGCGCAGGTACTGGTCCAGCGGCTGGCCCGAGAGTACCTCAATCAGCCGGCCCAGCACGTCCACGCTCAGCCCGTACGTGAACCGCTCGCCCGGCTGGTGCATCAGCGGCAAGGCCCCCAGCGCATCCATGGACTTTGCCAGCGAACCAGCCGGCGTGCCAATGCCGCTCGGAATGCGCGCTTTGGCATAAATGGCCTTGGCCTCCGGGCTGCCAATCACTGGGTAGCTGATACCCGAAGTGTGGGTGAACAGCTGCCGGATGGTGATTTCGCCCTTGGCCGGCACCGTGGTATAGGTCGAGTCCTTCGGGTTGAAAGTTGCCAGCACCTTGGGGTTGCGAAAGGCTGGCAAATACTTCGAAATCGGGTCGTCGAGTTGAAACTTGCCCTCATCATACAGCAGCATCAGGCCGATGCTGGTGATGGCTTTGGTTTGGGAAGCAATGCGGAATATGGCGTCGGTGCGGAGCGGCGTTTGGGCAAACATGTCATCAACGCCGAAGGACTTGCGGTAAACCACCTTGCCATCGCGTAGTACCAGAGCAAGGGCACCGGGCACGTGTTTATCGTAGCGGCGTATGGAGCCGTTGGCCGTCGGCTTCGATAATGGGCCGAACGCGCCGCGCGAGCCCACATTGGCAGTGTACTGGGTAAGCAGCTGGTCGATGCGCTGGGCTTCGGGCGGGTCGACCGTGGCCGGGGCCGAGGTGGCGGGTAGCAGCCTGCCCACCACTGCCCTGCGGGCCGGTGCTTTCCGGGCCGGCGGCGCTACTTGGGCCGTAACGCTGTAGCCGCTGAGGACTAGCAGTAAGGCGAGAGAAGAAGTCTTTTTCATAGGCTACTTTAAAAATCGACCGTCATGCTAAGCGCAGCCGAAGCATCTCGTGTGTGGTGGTAACTCTATTGTTATCTGCGCTGACCTTCCGTTCAACAATGCGAGCGAGATGCTTCGGCTGCGCTCAGCATGACATTCTAAGGGCGGGGCTTAGCTCTGCCGCACGGTGCGCTGTTCAATGCGCTTTTCGTAGTGCTGGCCCTGGTAGATGCGCTGCACGAAGATGCCCGGCGTATGAATCTGGTTGGGGTCCAACTCGCCGGCGGGCACAAGCTCTTCCACCTCGGCCACGGTGATTTTGCCGGCGGTGGCCATCATCGGGTTAAAATTGCGGGCCGTGCCTTTGTAGACGAGGTTGCCGGCGGTGTCGCCTTTCCAGGCTTTCACCAGGGCAAAATCGGCGATGAGGCCGGTTTCCATCAGGTACATCTTGCCGTTGAACTCGCGGCTTTCTTTGCCTTCGCCCACCTCCGTGCCGTAGCCGGCCGGGGTGAAGAAGGCCGGGATGCCTGCCCCGCCGGCCCGACACCGCTCGGCCAGCGTGCCCTGCGGAATCAGCTCCACTTCCAGCTCCCCGCTGAGCAGCTGCCGCTCAAACTCGGCGTTTTCGCCCACGTAGCTGGAAATCATCTTTTTCACCTGCTTGGTTTGCAGCAGCAGGCCGATGCCGAAGTCATCCACGCCGGCGTTGTTCGAGATGCAGGTGAGGTTTTTTACGCCGAGGCGCAGCAGCTCCTGAATGGAGTTTTCGGGGATGCCGCACAGGCCGAAGCCGCCGAGCATCAAGGTCATGCCATCGGCGAGGCCTTGGAGGGCGGCTTGGGCGTTCGGAACGGTTTTGTCTATCATCGGTGGGTGGGAGTGGTACTACGAGTGGGAGTGGCGCTGGCAGTAGCGGTGGGGGGTACGTAATCGACCGGTAAAAATTCACCTATTTTCTCAAAGCCCCAATAGTCGCCGTTGTAGGCCTCGAGCGGGTTCACCAGCGAGCCGTTGGCTTGAATCTCGGCCTCGCGGCCCTGCAGCTTCAGCCGCGACACCTGCCGCTTGGCGGGGTAAGGCGTGCGCGAGGGGCCGAGCGAGGCCATGCGCCGATTGTAAGCGGGGTCGGGGGCCTCGCCGAAGTGGGTCACCTGCAGCTCGCCGGTGAAGCGCAGGTAGGTGTGCCGCCCGTCGGCCGACACCCGGCGCAGGCTGTCGATGGGCCGCGGCTCGGGGTAGAGCGAAGCCAGGGCCGGGGCAATGGCGTCCCACTTGGCCAGCGAGTCCTGCTCGGCGTCGGTGAACGCGCCATCGGGCCGGCGCGCGAGCAGGGCGGTGCGTTGGGCTTCGGCGCGCTCGTAGCGTGGGTTGGGCACCACCAGTACCTGTTGGGCCAGGAAGTTGTCGGCTTTCAGGCGGTTCTGGTACACGCTGCGCAGGAAGTGCATGAAGGAGCCCGTGTAGGCGATGGCGCGGTTGGTGGCCCACTGCTTGCGCTGGCGGTCGTCGCGCGGGGTCATTTCCTCAAACACCGGCTGGCCGTAGTAGGCAATGGACCGGTCTTCGTCATCGTACACAAACTGCAGCCCGTAGTACTTGAGGCGGTAGCCCAGGGCGTCGTTGTCTATCTGCACGTACTCCTTGGCTTGGGCCGTGAGCTGCTTGGTGGAGTCGTCGTAGAGCACGCGCACCTGCTCGGGGTTGCTGATGTGGCATTGGGCCGAGAAGGTGCTCTGGCCGACGAATAGCTTGGAGAATTTCTGGTATTCCTCGGGCTTGTTGGGAGCCGGCTGTACTACTACTTCGCCCAGCTGGTTGCCCGTGGGGGCCAGCTGCAGCGTTACTTGCTGGGCGGCCGGGCCCACGGTAATGGTTTGCTTGGCCAGGCGGTAGCCTACGTAGGAGCCCACCACATCGTAGGTGCCGGCCGGCACCTTGGGAAACTCAAATTTGCCCTGCTCGGTGGTCGTCACGCCCAGGGTGGTATTGGCCAGAAATACGCTGGCAAAGGCCAGCGGCTCGTGCGTGACCGAGTCCTGCACCACGCCGCTGAGTTTGCCCTGGGCCTGGGCTGCGGTCAGGGCGCCCAGCCAGCAGCAGCATCCTAGAAATATCCGTAAGTAATTCATGAACAGCTTAATTATGGGATAAAAAGAAGCCGAGCTACTTCAGGGCGGCCCGGGTATTCTCTGCATCCAACGCCAATTGGGCCGTTAGCGCGTCCAGGCCGTCATATTTTTCTTCTGCTCGGAGCCAGGCCACAAACTCAAGGGTCAGCAGCTGGTCGTATAAATCGCCGGTGAAATCCAGCAGATTGACTTCAATCGTCTGGGCCAAATCGTTGCCAATGGTGGGCCGCACGCCAATGCTAAGCATGGCCTCGTGCCGGGTGCCCGCGGCGGTGGTAGCCCACACGGCATAAATGCCGCGGGCCGGCACCAGCTTCAGCGGTTCGGTGGGCACCAGGTTGGCGGTGGGGTAGCCGATGGTGCGGCCCAACTTCTGGCCGTGCACCACTGTGCCTGTGAGCGGGTACTGGTAGCCGAGGTAGCGGTTGGCCGTGGCGATGTCGCCCTGGCGCAGGGCCTGGCGGATGCGGGTGCTGCTCACGCCCACCGCGTCTACGTCGGCGCGCGGAATCTCCTCTACCGTGAAGCCGTAGCGGGCGGCGTGCTGACTGAGGTAGTCGAACCCGCCTTCCCGGTTTTTGCCAAAGCGGTGGTCATAGCCGATAACCAGCTGCTTGGTGCCCACCGTTTTCAGCAGCAGGTTCTGGATGTATTCCTCCGACGTCCACTGCGCGAATTCCTTGGTGAAGGGCACAATGAGCAGGTAGTCAACGCCGAGTTGAGCCAGTTTCTCAATTCGCTCGTCGAGGGTGTTGAGAAGCTGCAGCTCCAGCAGCTCGGGGTGCGAGGGCGGCGGGCCCAGCACCAGCCGCGGGTGCGGCCAGTAGGTGATGACCACCGCCGGGCCGCCGCTGGCCTGCGCCACTTCGCGCAGCCGCGCCATGATGCGCTGGTGCCCCACGTGGACGCCATCAAACGTGCCGCTCGTGACGACGGCATTGGCCAGAAAAGGAAATTGAGCCGGGTCGCGGATGACGTGCATTGGGGCGCCGGGGAAGCGAATGGACAAATAAAGATGTGCCGCGAAGGTAACGGGCACTTACCCGAACTGCGCGCTAGCGCTGCGGCTGCCCCGCAACCGGCGGGCCTCATCCAGCAGGTTATTCCGGCGCGATGTCGGGCGCGGGGGCGGCGGCATCGTGGGCCTGGTGTCCCTTGGCGGCCAGCGCATCGGCCTGAAGAGCCGCATAATACTGCAGACCCACGCGGTTGGGGGCAATGCGCGGCCGCTCGATGCGGGTGCGGCCTTCGCCCTCGGGCCGGGGCGGGCGCAGGGCCTGGATGGCCTCCAGCGAAAACGCATCCTCTAACCGAAACTCGCCGATGCGGGTGCGCACCAGCCGGGTGAGGTGGGCGCCGCAGCCCAGGGCCACCCCCAGGTCGCGGGCCAGGCTGCGGATGTACGTGCCTTTGGAGCAGACTACCCGGAAATCCACTTCGGGCAGCGCAATGCGCGTGAACTCGAAGGTTTTGATTTCGACGGTCTTAGACTTGATTTCGGCCTCCTGGCCCTGGCGGGCTATTTCGTAGGCGCGCTTGCCGTCGATTTTTACGGCCGAGAACAGCGGTGGCGTTTGCTGAATGGTGCCGACAAAGGGCAGCGTGGCGGCGATAATCTCCTCCGGGGTGAGGTGGGCGTAGGGGCGGGCCATGTCCACGGCCGTTTCCAGGTCGAAGCTGGGCGTGGTTTCGCCGAGGCGGAAGGTGCCGGCGTACTCCTTTTCCTGCGCCTGAATCTGGTCGATTTCCTTGGTTTTCTTGCCCGTGCAGAGAATGAGCAGGCCGGTGGCCAGGGGGTCGAGGGTGCCGGCGTGGCCGATTTTCTTGATGCGCAGCGCGTTTTTCACCTTGCGCACCACGTCGAACGAAGTCCAGGTCAGGGGCTTGTCGAGCAGCAGGACTTCGCCCGTCTCAAAATCAAAATCGGCTAGCTGCTTTGCACTCATACCAGTTGTAAGTTAATGCCCAGGCCCAACATTATCAGGAGCAAGCCGCCCACGATGATGCGGTAGATACCAAAGGCCCGGAAGCCGTACTTGGTTACGAAACCCACAAACAGCCGGATGGCTAGCAGCGCCACCACAAAGGCCACTACATTGCCTAGTATCAGCTGCTTCACCTCCACGGCTGTGAAGGTGTGGGCCAGATCCAGCCCTTGGGCTTTGGTCACTTTGTAGTAGTCATACAGGTCCTTGGCAGCAGCGGCGGCCATGGTGGGCATAGCCAGGAAAAAGGCGAACTCCGCCGCGGCCCGGCGGGTGAGCTTCTGCGTGAGGCCCCCGATGATGGTGGCCGCCGACCGGCTCACGCCCGGCACCACGGCAATGCACTGAAACAGCCCAATGGTGAAGGCCTCGCGCCAGTTGGGCGTCGTCACGGGGTGGCCACCCTCGTTGGGCTCTTCCTGCGGAAACCACCGGTCGATGAACAGCAGCACGATGCCGCCCACCAGCAGCATCACGGCCACCGTCGTCACCGATTCCAGCAACGCATCAATGTGCTTCTTGAGCAAAAGGCCCACCACCACAATGGGAAGAAAGGCCACCAGCAGTTTCAGGTAGAAATCGACGCTCTGAAAAAAGCGCTTCCAATACACGGCGAGCACCGAAAGGATGGCACCAAATTGAATAACCACCAAGTAAAGCTTGGTAAACGCCGTGGTGGGAATGCCCAGCAGGGCCGAGGCAATAATCATGTGCCCGGTGCTGGAAACGGGCAAAAACTCGGTGATGCCCTCCACGATGGCGAGGAGCAGCGCGTGCCAATAGGTCATGCAGTAATGGTTAGCGGTAAACGGTTAATGGTTAATGACGATGAATGGCCGTATTAACCATTGACCGTTTGCCATTAACCATTAATTAGAGGCGCTTGTAGGCCGGGGCCGCCACCGGAGCCGCCGGGGCCGAGGTCAGGCTGTCGGTAGTAGTGCCGGGAGCGGCTGTGGGAGCGTTGGCGCTCGAAGTCAGAGTCTTGTCGCGCACCAGAATGGCGGCGAACTCAATGCCAAAGCCGAGCAGGAGCAGCAGCGGCCCCAGCGTGATGCCCACGAAGTCCTCGCCGTAGTTGTCTTTGTCGCCGAACATCATGGTGATGAAGCCAGCGGCCAGAGCGGCCAGCCCAATCCACATCAGGCGATAGTTGCGGGGGCCGAAGGCGAAGCGAGGCGCGGGTTTAGGTGTCATTTAGCAATTAACGGTTATCAATTATCAGTTATCATTTAACAGTTATCATTCTCAGAACGGCTTGCCGGCTAGACTAGTAGAACAGCTGATAAATGATAATTGATAAATGACTTAGTACAGGTCGTCGAGCGACATTTTTAAGTATTTGTGCACGGCACGGGCCGAGCTGAAAAAGCCGATTATCACGCCCAGCACCACCACGCCCAGCAGGAGCAGGCCCAGCCGGAGGTCGTCGCGCAGCAGGCGCAGCGGCTCAATTTCGAGGTAGGCGTACTGCAGCAGCGCCACCAGCAGCAAAGCCGCCAACAAGCCGCTCGCCAGCCCTTGCCAGGTGGCCCGGCGCAGAAACGGCTGCTGGATAAAGAGCGGCGTAGCGCCCACCAGTTGCATGGACCGGATAAGGAAGCGCTGCGAAAACAGCGCCAGCTTGATGGTATTGTTAATCAGAATGACCACCACCAGCACCAGCACCGCCGCAAAGCCCAGCAGCACCAAACTCAGGCGGGTCAGGTTGTTGTTGATGCTGGCAAACAGGTCTTGCGGGTACTGTACCTCAAACACGCCGCGCTGGGTGGAAAGGCTCCGCTCCAACTGCCGCAGGTGCAGGGTGTCGGTGTATTCGGGCTTGATTTTGAGCACATAGGCATCGCGCAGCGGGTTGTCGGCCAAGAACTGGCGGAAGTCTTCGCCGGTGCTTTGCAGCAGCTGCCGGGCGCCTTCTTCCCGGCTCACAAAGCGGATTTGGGGCTTGCCGTTGCGCTCGGCCACATAGGGCAGGTGGCCCAGGTCCTGCTGCAGGCGCAGCAATTCAGTTTCCGGCAAATCACGGTCGAGGTACACCTGCACCTCCAGGTTCTCGCGCACCACTTCCGAGAGTTTTTGCGCGTGAATCAGCAGCAAGCCAAACAAGCCAATCACCACCAAGGCCAGCGTAATGCTGAACACCACGAGCAACGTAGGATAAGAGCCGAGCTTTTTCTTGCGGGTGCTGGGGGTGGTGGGGGCGGCCATAGGTGGGCAAAGGTAGCTGCAGTGGGGCGATGAAAGAAACCAAACGACAACTCCCCTCCTTACCAAGGAGGGGACGCTCAACTGCTAAGTTGAGCTGGGGTGGTTGAGCCGTTGAACGAGAGGCGAACGATTGGACCTGAACATCTCACGGTAGAATCGTTCAGGTGTTGTTCGAGTATTGTTCGCCTATCGTGCAACGAGTCCAACCACTCCCATCCGAACCTGCGGTTCGAATATTCCCTCCTTAGCTAAGGAGGGGAGTTGACCGTCGCTTCTGACTTATAAATTCGTTCTCGGGTCCTCGTCTACGGTCAGCACTTCCTTGCCTTCGCGGGCTTTTTGAGTGTTACGCTCCTTCTTTTTTGGGTTTTTGCGGCTGAACAACTCCCCAAACGAGTTGAACTGCTCGGTGTGCAGCACGGAGAGGCCCGCGCGGGGCTGGTTGATGGTTTCCAGGTCGCGCGGGGTGGTTTCGTAGCGCAGCTTGGTGCGGAACTTGCCGTCGGGCCGCAGGTAGTATTCCAGGCTCAGGTCGCCGAGCAGGGAGGCCTGGCCGGCGGTATTGCTTGAGTTGGGTTGCGCGGTGCCGGTGTTTACCAGGTTGGCGTTGCTGGTAAAGCCGCCTTCGCGGGTCACGCGCAGGCGGCCGTTCAGGAACGAATAGCTCAGGCGCACCTGCAGAGCCTGCAGCTGCTCGGCGGTGAGGCCGTTGATGTTGAAGTCAATCTCCAGGTTCTGGTCGATTTGCGACGTGAGCAAACCCAGCTGCGTACTCAAAATCTGACCCAGGCTGTTCTGCACCGTGTTGTCCTGGCCGCGCAGGGAAATGGAGTTGGCAATGGAGCCGGGCGGCGACAGCTGCTTGAATACCAGCAGGCTGAATACCTGCTTGTTCAGCTCCTGCTCGTCGTTGCGGAGCGAGGTGGTGAACGCGGCCAATTCGCCCTGCAGCGTGCCCGGCGCATCGTTGAATTCGAGGTTGAGCTTGATGGCCGGCAGCAGGAGCGGGCCGGTCAGGTTCATCACGGCCGTTACGGGTACCACGGCGGCGCTGCCCGAGGCCCCCGTGCCGAGCACGGGGGCAAGCGACGTGCGCTGAGTGTAGGTGGCCGTCACATTCATTTCGCCGGCCAGCGGGTCGCCGTTCCAGGAAATAAGGCCCCCGGGCCGCACCACAAACTCCTTGTTAATCAGGCCCTGCAGCGTAAAATTGTAGGCTCCGCGCACGATTTCCACCTGGCCGTACATGTTGAAGTCGCCCCGGGTGTCGATGGCCAGGCGCAGCTGCCCGGCCGCCGAGCCGCGGATGACGTCGCCGGTGCTCTCGTCGAGCAGGATTTCCACGTAAGCCTCCGGCGTGATGGTCAGGTTCATGTTGAGCTTGATGCCCGACAGGTCGATTTTGTCCTGCACCGCTACCACCTGCGCCTTTTTTATGAGCACAGTATCGCCAAATGGGTTATTGTTCACGAACTTGATGTAACCGGCTTTTTGGGCCCGGGCTGCATTATCAAGCGGCAGCGAAATGCGCGTGCCCGCCTCGCTGCTGGCCCTTACTACAATGTCGAGGTCGCTGGTGGGGCCGGTTACGCGAACCGTGCCCGTGGCGTAGGCCGTACCGAAGTACAGCTCGTTGTCT
This region of Hymenobacter sedentarius genomic DNA includes:
- the truB gene encoding tRNA pseudouridine(55) synthase TruB, encoding MSAKQLADFDFETGEVLLLDKPLTWTSFDVVRKVKNALRIKKIGHAGTLDPLATGLLILCTGKKTKEIDQIQAQEKEYAGTFRLGETTPSFDLETAVDMARPYAHLTPEEIIAATLPFVGTIQQTPPLFSAVKIDGKRAYEIARQGQEAEIKSKTVEIKTFEFTRIALPEVDFRVVCSKGTYIRSLARDLGVALGCGAHLTRLVRTRIGEFRLEDAFSLEAIQALRPPRPEGEGRTRIERPRIAPNRVGLQYYAALQADALAAKGHQAHDAAAPAPDIAPE
- a CDS encoding undecaprenyl-diphosphate phosphatase; the protein is MTYWHALLLAIVEGITEFLPVSSTGHMIIASALLGIPTTAFTKLYLVVIQFGAILSVLAVYWKRFFQSVDFYLKLLVAFLPIVVVGLLLKKHIDALLESVTTVAVMLLVGGIVLLFIDRWFPQEEPNEGGHPVTTPNWREAFTIGLFQCIAVVPGVSRSAATIIGGLTQKLTRRAAAEFAFFLAMPTMAAAAAKDLYDYYKVTKAQGLDLAHTFTAVEVKQLILGNVVAFVVALLAIRLFVGFVTKYGFRAFGIYRIIVGGLLLIMLGLGINLQLV
- a CDS encoding DUF3098 domain-containing protein, coding for MTPKPAPRFAFGPRNYRLMWIGLAALAAGFITMMFGDKDNYGEDFVGITLGPLLLLLGFGIEFAAILVRDKTLTSSANAPTAAPGTTTDSLTSAPAAPVAAPAYKRL
- a CDS encoding cell division protein FtsX, yielding MAAPTTPSTRKKKLGSYPTLLVVFSITLALVVIGLFGLLLIHAQKLSEVVRENLEVQVYLDRDLPETELLRLQQDLGHLPYVAERNGKPQIRFVSREEGARQLLQSTGEDFRQFLADNPLRDAYVLKIKPEYTDTLHLRQLERSLSTQRGVFEVQYPQDLFASINNNLTRLSLVLLGFAAVLVLVVVILINNTIKLALFSQRFLIRSMQLVGATPLFIQQPFLRRATWQGLASGLLAALLLVALLQYAYLEIEPLRLLRDDLRLGLLLLGVVVLGVIIGFFSSARAVHKYLKMSLDDLY